The following coding sequences are from one Rutidosis leptorrhynchoides isolate AG116_Rl617_1_P2 chromosome 11, CSIRO_AGI_Rlap_v1, whole genome shotgun sequence window:
- the LOC139877503 gene encoding protein PALE CRESS, chloroplastic — MQAQVLFQLSFFPRISNSQFTILPNLCLPNRKLTFVCRSKKLEDEVLAGLPKEFHDEEWQAQQREKTKELERLRQEEDEEEERIVDEYREIGMLLKNYPQEDVFKAKKLVSSFIKSAEEVEEKIEEAAEKGELTELVLMVIWTRLDLARRDEEKDVIRSLDLLYRRVETEILKRQASPAMRLLNDLLIMHDGFDDDGWLKACKKRMVETFPREDPFSLLVPSGFDLDKHHGPLARPAMEADDLLLRIDFIREVDSLLKEVRSPETGDSNIEALDPQSVANRLKEQEKKKVIRQVEALLDLAIKLSW, encoded by the exons ATGCAGGCACAAGTCTTGTTCCAGCTTTCATTTTTCCCTCGAATCTCAAATTCTCAGTTTACCATCCTTCCAAATCTTTGTCTTCCAAACAGAAAACTCACGT TTGTGTGCAGAAGCAAGAAGCTAGAAGATGAAGTATTAGCTGGCCTCCCTAAAGAATTTCATGATGAA GAATGGCAAGCCCAACAACGAGAAAAGACTAAAGAGTTGGAGCGGCTACgtcaagaagaagatgaagaagaagaacgaATAGTTGATGAGTATCGCGAAATTGGCATGTTATTGAAGAATTATCCTCAAGAAGATGTTTTTAAAGCCAAAAAATTGGTGTCCAGTTTTATAAAATCCGCTGAAGAAGTTGAAGAG AAAATTGAGGAAGCTGCAGAGAAAGGTGAACTGACTGAACTTGTTCTTATGGTCATCTGGACCCGTCTTGACCTTGCTCGCCGTGAT GAAGAAAAAGACGTAATAAGAAGTCTAGATCTGTTATACAGGCGTGTAGAG ACGGAGATCTTGAAAAGGCAAGCTAGTCCAGCAATGAGATTACTTAACGATCTATTAATAATGCATGACGGTTTTGATGATGACGGATGGCTCAAAGCATGTAAAAAACGCATGGTTGAAACCTTCCCACGCGAAGACCCGTTCAGTTTGTTGGTCCCATCAGGGTTTGATCTCGATAAG CATCATGGACCTCTAGCTAGACCAGCAATGGAGGCGGACGATCTTTTGCTGAGGATCGATTTTATAAGAGAAGTTGACTCATTGCTAAAAGAAGTTCGATCTCCAGAAACTGGAGATTCAAACATCGAAGCTCTTGATCCACAATCGGTTGCAAATAGATTGAAAGAACAAGAGAAGAAGAAGGTGATTCGCcaagttgaagctttattggatcttgCCATAAAACTAAGTTGGTAG